A region of the Pseudarthrobacter phenanthrenivorans Sphe3 genome:
GAGTACGTGGTGGGCGGGGTGGTATCCGGCCGCTGGGCTTCTCGTGGCGGCGGCGCACTCCAGATCCCGCGAAACATCAGGGGCGCTGTCCACGCCGATCCTGGCCACAAGCTGATCGTGGCGGACGCGTCCCAGCTGGAACCGCGGGTGCTGGTGGCCCTCGCGCAAGACTCCTCCATGGCGGAAGCTGCCCGCGACCAGGACCTCTACGCGGGCATCGCTGCGAAGGGATTCGGCGGGGACCGCGCCAAGGCCAAGGTGGCTTTGCTCGGTGCCATGTACGGCGCAACCTCCGGCGAGGCCGGCCGCCTCATGCCGCAGCTCGCGCGAACCTATCCCCGGGCAGTGGACTATGTGGAACAGGCAGCCCGTGCGGGCGAGTCCGGCGGGACGGTGACCACGCGGCTGGGCCGCAGCAGCCCGCCGCCCTCCGAGCGGTGGTTCCAGAGCCAGCGCTCCGCATCAGCGGAGGAGCAGCGCCGGGCCGAGTCGATCGCCCGTTCCAGGGGGCGCTTCACCCGAAATTTCGTGGTGCAGGGATCGGCTGCGGATTGGGCGGCTTGCTGGTTGGCGGAATTACGACGACGGCTGCGCGCCCTCCGGAAGGACCTTCACCTTAACGCTGAGCTCGTCCTCTTCCTGCATGACGAAGTGATGGTGCATGCCCCTGTTGAAGCGGTGGACGCCTGCATCACGGCCATCGAAGACGCAGCCCGGGCAGCCAAGGAGCTGCTCTTCGGTCCCATCCCGGTGGAATTCCCGGTCAGCGTTGCCGTGGTGGATTCCTACGATCACGCGAAATAGTACCCGGACCGGCAAGTGGCGGAAATATTTGACCCTTAAAGTAACCTACCCGGCGGTAGCTCGACCGGCGGCGTGACCGGCATTACAGTTCAAAGCGGCGACTGAAGCAGACCGGTCGAACGCTGATGCAACGACGCATATCAGGGGAGGTCCCGGCATATGGCGGGCAGGTTTGAGATACATCGATCAGGAGACGAGTCGTACCGGTTGCGGCTCACAGATGCGGAGGGCAACACCGTTGCCGTCTCGCCCAAATTCAAGTCCCTAAGCACGCTGCTTGAGGGCATCAAGGCCGTACGGGAGAACGCCGCCACCGGCATTGTGGTGGACCTCCGGCAGCAGCAGGCCTGACGCTAGACACCCATAGGGTGGAGCCGGCTGCGGTCCCACGGAACGGCCCAGCCCAGTTGTTCGAACAATCCGCTCAGGACGATCCCGGTAAACCCCCACACCACTACGCCGTTCACCGTGAAGGCCGGGCTGTCAAAGCTGCGCCCGGCGCGGTGGACCGTGGCCATCACACGGTTGTCCGGATCCAGCAGGTCCCGGACGGGGATCCGGAACACCTGGGCGGACTCGGCGTAATCCACCACCCGGACGGGCGACGGCGAGCGCCACCACCCCAGCACGGGCGTCACGAGGTAGTTGCTGTGGGCCAGCCCCAGTTCCTGCAGGCTGCCCAGAACCTCCACGCCGCCGGCATCAAGGCCGGTTTCCTCTTCAGCCTCCCGGAGGGCTGCCTGGACCGGCGTTTCCCGGGCGTCAATGGCGCCGCCCGGAAACGCCACCTGCCCGGGATGGGAACCCAAGGTATGGGCCCGTTCCAAAAGGAGGATGTCGAGGTCCGCAGGAGCCAATGGTTTGCTTGAGGCCGCGGGCACGTCATCCAGGGCGCCGAAGAGCATCAGGACCGCCGCACGGCGTGCCCGCGCAGCATCCACTGTCAGTGCGGCCCACAGCGGGTCCGGCGCGGTGGATGTTCCAGACTCCGCCCGGCGGACCAGCCCAAGCAGGTCCTCGCGCGCGCTCACGGTGTCCTCGCCTGGGATGCCATCCGGATTTCCGCGGCCCTGTGGGTTTCGGCGAGGAGTTGCTCCAGCAGGGCTTCGTTGCCGGGTGCAAGCTCGTATTTCAGCAGCTTTGCCGCCTTCGCGGGATCTGTCTCGCCCATGCCGTAACTGGGGCACCAGCTGGCCACGGGGCATGCCCCACAGGCGGGTTTCCGCGCATGGCACACACGCCTGCCATGGAAGATCACGCGGTGGGACAGCATGGTCCAGTCCTTGCGCTCGAACAGTTCCGCAACATCCTGCTCGATTTGCACCGGGTCGTTCGACTGCGTCCAGCCAAAGCGGTTGGCCAGCCTGGCAAAGTGGGTGTCAACGGAGATCCCAGGGATGCCGAAACCATTGCCCAGCACCACGTTGGCCGTCTTCCGGCCCACGCCGGGAAGTGTGACCAGGTCCTCCAGCCGCCCCGGCACCACCCCGTTGAAGTCGTCAACCAGGCGGGTGCACAGCGCAATGACGTTCCTGGCTTTTGCCCGGAAAAATCCCGTCGGTTTGAGGATGGCTTCCAATTCGCCGGGATCAGCCTCGGCCAGGGACTTGGCGTCCGGGTAGCGCTGGAACAACACCTTGGTGACCTGGTTGACGGTGACATCGGTGGTCTGGGCAGACAGGACGGTGGCCACCAGCAGTTCAAAGGGGTTGCGGAAATCAAGTTCCGCGTGGGCGTAGGGATACTTCTCGGCCAGGGCACGGTTGATCCTGCGTGCGCGCCGCTTCAGCGCCAGCACAGATTCCGAGGAGACCACCGGCATGCCGGCAGCCTGGCCGGCGGACGCCATGACGCCGGCCTTCTGAGCCCGTGGCCCGGCCATGGAGCTCAGCCGCGCTCAATGTTGCTGAGGTCCCGGAGGACACCCAGCCGCCCGTCAGTGTGCTGCACCAGGAATTCATGGCCCCGGTCCTCGAGCGCAAGCACCCAGCCGCCGGGTTCAATGACGAACGCCGGGGCGCCCGTGCGCGGGTCGTAAGCGGTACGATGCTGTGCCACGGCAAACCAGAAGGCCTCATGAATGGGCTGTTCACCGGATTCCTCGGGGCGGCTGGACGGATCCACTGTGGCACCGATCGGCTCTTCCGTCCGGACCTGCTGGTGTACCGCAGTGGCCGCCGGCGGCTCCGACGCATCCCTGCCAGAGCCGGCTGCCGGGATGCCGCCCCGCTGGGTCTCTTCGGCGGCAGGTGCTGCGGCGGGGCGTACGACGTCGGCCACCTGGGTCGCGGGGCCCGTGTCACCTGCCGGCGTCCATTCGGCTGCCTCGGGAGCCGTTGAAACGGGGGCGGCAGTGGGGACTGCCGCGGTGGGCGGCGAATAGGACGCACCGGCGTGCCCGGCAGCGACGGGCTGCTCCGCCGGCTGCGGCTGGGCCTCCGGTCCGCGCTGCCCTGCCCCGCCGGAAGTTGCTGCGGGACCCGGCGTCCCGGCAGAACCGGGCTGGACCGCTGACGATCCTGTTCCCGCGCCACCGAACAGCCCTCCGCCGGACAAGATCTTCGAACCGAACTTCGACTCTTTCGACCCGGGAGCGGACTCAGCCTTCGGCGTCTTCGGGACACGGGGCTTCTGGATGGGAACTGCAGCGTCCCGGGCCACCACATGCGCCGGCACCTCGGTCCGGTCCTGGAAGTCACCTGACACGTATGGCAGGAAGCGTCCCAACACTGTGGCGGCAAAAAGGATCAGCGAACCCACCAGGCCCACCAGGAGGGTGGGCACGTAGGCCCCCGCAACAGAGAGGAAGAAGAAAGCCACGGCGAAGGAAGCCACAACGGACGCAAACTGGTCGATCGACAGCGAGCCGATCCGGATCTTCGCGGCGGGAGCGAGCCGGCGGGCGGCAAAGAGTGCGCTGACCACCAGGGGAAGGATGATGCCCAGCCCCAGGAAGAACAGGTTGTTAAGGTTCCACAGGTTGTACCGGGCACCAAAGATCGGCAGCAGTGAGGCGACAAAGAGGATCAGGGTGCCGGCGAACACGGCGAGGTCCCTGATGGTGAACGGACCCAGCACGGCCTCGTTGGCCTTTACGGCGTTGCCTCCCGCGGAGGCCTTGCCGGCCCGGGCGCCTGCCCCGTCGGCTGTTCCGGTGCTGTTGCCGGAACTTGCCGCTGTGTCGGGGCCGGTCTTCTGGCCGAAGCTTTGCTGGTTCATTCTGCTCTCCTTAGCGTGGCGGCACCGGGACCGGCATGGCCCCGATATCGTGCCGTCTTGACAGCGGTTCCGGCACAGCCAGGCCCTTGTGGAGCCTGGCCCAAGCGGTCCGAAGTGAAGTCACAATTCCATCTCAGCCTAGTCAACAGCCTGGCTCATCACTAGCTGGGCAACGCCAGCGCCGGCCCGGAAAGCTTCTGCTGCAAACCATTCACCGCTTAATAAATGCCGTTCACGGGCTGCCGTGTGACTCCGCACACACTGCCGGTGGCGCAAGCATTAGTCTTGATTCCGGAACAGCTCTTTGCGGTATGTCCGTGACCGGCGGTGCCCGACGTCGTGCAGGCGGCGGAGCCCGGCCGGCGGCGAATGTCCCGCGCAGCAAAGATCGATGAATGATGAGGTTCACATGTCCCAGGACACTTCAAGCGCCGTAGCAACCCCGTCGGCCGGTGCCGCCCAGCAGGGCGAAGCACACGGTGACGCCTTCGAAAACCTGCTGCATGAGACCCGCGCCTTCCCGCCCACGCCGGAGTTCGCCGCAAACGCGGTCGTG
Encoded here:
- the nth gene encoding endonuclease III — its product is MASAGQAAGMPVVSSESVLALKRRARRINRALAEKYPYAHAELDFRNPFELLVATVLSAQTTDVTVNQVTKVLFQRYPDAKSLAEADPGELEAILKPTGFFRAKARNVIALCTRLVDDFNGVVPGRLEDLVTLPGVGRKTANVVLGNGFGIPGISVDTHFARLANRFGWTQSNDPVQIEQDVAELFERKDWTMLSHRVIFHGRRVCHARKPACGACPVASWCPSYGMGETDPAKAAKLLKYELAPGNEALLEQLLAETHRAAEIRMASQARTP
- a CDS encoding NUDIX hydrolase, whose product is MSAREDLLGLVRRAESGTSTAPDPLWAALTVDAARARRAAVLMLFGALDDVPAASSKPLAPADLDILLLERAHTLGSHPGQVAFPGGAIDARETPVQAALREAEEETGLDAGGVEVLGSLQELGLAHSNYLVTPVLGWWRSPSPVRVVDYAESAQVFRIPVRDLLDPDNRVMATVHRAGRSFDSPAFTVNGVVVWGFTGIVLSGLFEQLGWAVPWDRSRLHPMGV
- a CDS encoding YegP family protein is translated as MAGRFEIHRSGDESYRLRLTDAEGNTVAVSPKFKSLSTLLEGIKAVRENAATGIVVDLRQQQA